In a single window of the Thermoflexus sp. genome:
- a CDS encoding transporter substrate-binding domain-containing protein, translating to MRSGLSRWLWIGWILALLLAACQAPSGAPPARKGRAPLAPEGTLLRKIQDRGKLICGTKYDIPTFGYLNPKTNQVEGFDVEICRAVAEYIFGDPNAVEIKEAISKNRIPFLKEGVVDIVASTMTINEERLKEIDFSIVYYVAGQSLLVPKNSPINGLQDLKGKRVGTVKGSTSEKNIRAISDRQGLNIEVVLFDTYSEAVAAMDAGRVDAVTTDDIILYGFVRQEPDKWKVVGGRFTVEPYGVGVKKGEKELLEVVNTVIKELKASGRWKEIYKKWIPSDTVPEPPPDDWRAVSQP from the coding sequence ATGCGCTCTGGGCTCTCTCGATGGTTATGGATCGGATGGATCCTGGCGCTGCTGCTGGCGGCCTGTCAGGCGCCAAGCGGCGCCCCGCCAGCGCGAAAAGGACGTGCCCCGCTGGCCCCCGAAGGAACCCTCCTGCGCAAGATCCAGGATCGCGGCAAGCTCATCTGTGGCACGAAATACGATATCCCCACCTTCGGTTATCTGAATCCCAAGACCAATCAGGTCGAGGGTTTCGATGTGGAGATCTGCCGGGCAGTCGCTGAATATATCTTCGGAGATCCCAATGCTGTGGAGATCAAAGAAGCCATCTCCAAGAACCGCATTCCCTTCCTCAAAGAAGGGGTGGTCGATATCGTCGCCTCCACGATGACCATTAACGAAGAGCGCCTGAAGGAGATCGATTTCTCCATCGTTTATTACGTTGCTGGACAATCTCTCCTGGTCCCCAAGAACAGCCCCATCAACGGCCTGCAGGATCTCAAGGGCAAGCGGGTGGGCACGGTGAAGGGCTCCACCTCCGAGAAGAACATCCGCGCCATTTCCGATCGGCAGGGCCTGAACATCGAGGTGGTGCTCTTCGATACCTACTCGGAAGCGGTCGCGGCCATGGACGCTGGCCGGGTGGATGCAGTGACCACTGACGATATCATCCTCTACGGTTTTGTGCGTCAGGAGCCTGACAAATGGAAGGTCGTGGGGGGCCGGTTCACCGTGGAGCCTTACGGCGTCGGGGTCAAGAAGGGCGAGAAGGAGCTGCTCGAAGTCGTCAATACCGTGATCAAGGAGTTGAAGGCCTCCGGCCGCTGGAAGGAGATCTACAAGAAGTGGATCCCCAGCGATACAGTGCCTGAGCCCCCGCCCGACGATTGGCGGGCGGTGAGCCAGCCCTGA
- a CDS encoding amino acid ABC transporter ATP-binding protein yields the protein MISFRKVNKWFGSLHVLRDITLDIYEGEVVVIFGPSGGGKSTLIRTINRLEPIDSGELWVDGIPVHDPKINVNRLRQEIGMVFQQFNLFPHLTVLENIILGPVHVKKVPRAEAERLAMQLLERVGIPEKAHAYPAQLSGGQQQRVAIARGLAMRPKIMLFDEPTSALDPEMIKEVLDVMEDLAREGMTMVVVTHEMGFARHVADRMVFLEGGRIVEIGTPDEIFENPKHERTRVFLSQVLRH from the coding sequence ATCATCTCGTTCCGAAAGGTCAATAAGTGGTTTGGGAGCCTTCACGTTCTGCGAGACATCACCCTGGATATTTATGAAGGGGAAGTCGTGGTGATCTTCGGCCCCAGCGGGGGCGGGAAGAGCACGCTCATCCGCACGATCAACCGGCTGGAGCCCATTGACTCCGGAGAGCTGTGGGTGGATGGTATCCCCGTTCATGATCCGAAGATCAACGTCAACCGGCTCCGCCAGGAGATCGGCATGGTCTTCCAGCAATTCAATCTCTTCCCGCATCTGACGGTGCTGGAGAACATCATCCTGGGGCCCGTGCATGTGAAGAAAGTGCCGCGGGCCGAGGCGGAACGGCTGGCGATGCAGCTGCTGGAGCGGGTGGGGATCCCGGAGAAGGCCCATGCCTACCCGGCTCAGCTCTCCGGCGGCCAGCAGCAGCGTGTGGCCATCGCCCGGGGTCTGGCGATGCGACCGAAGATCATGCTGTTCGACGAGCCGACCAGCGCCCTGGATCCCGAGATGATCAAAGAGGTGCTGGATGTGATGGAGGACCTGGCCCGCGAGGGGATGACCATGGTGGTGGTCACCCATGAGATGGGCTTCGCCCGCCACGTGGCGGATCGCATGGTGTTCCTGGAGGGCGGGCGGATCGTGGAGATCGGGACGCCGGACGAGATCTTCGAGAACCCCAAACATGAGCGCACCCGTGTCTTCTTGAGCCAGGTCCTTCGCCACTGA
- a CDS encoding hemolysin family protein has translation MEGRSAWILGLVVLAGLMLRAWITASEAAILALPEEKRRAWAEEGRWLAAWLQRLAEDSAIRLQSLRLGLLFLDLAVAGWGTFWIFHRSGPSLWMPLFWLILAWLLHGPWEYWPRAIGQRCAEALAIPGALTLMPLRWLTGPLRYLARRAGPRIEGRAIPVIDEAELRTLVDAGEEGGAIEATEKEMIVSIFELHDTVVGEIMVPRPDMVAIPVTASLSEALNVILQAGYSRIPVYEGTIDHVVGVLYAKDLLRLMRDGIREASLKELLRPPYFVPEGKRIVDLLREMQQHKVHMAIVVDEYGGVAGLVTIEDILEEIVGEIQDEFDRSEEPLVLPIDAHTYLFDGRVDLDEIQELLGVTLSSEGADTLAGYVYERLGRIPAAGETFTDEGLEFRVEEVIGRRIRKIRIRRLEPQAHEINESPSHP, from the coding sequence ATGGAAGGAAGGAGCGCCTGGATCCTCGGATTGGTCGTGCTGGCCGGCCTGATGCTGCGGGCCTGGATCACGGCCTCGGAGGCCGCGATCCTGGCCCTTCCAGAGGAAAAACGCCGGGCATGGGCTGAGGAGGGGCGCTGGCTGGCGGCATGGCTGCAGCGGCTGGCCGAGGATAGCGCGATCCGGTTGCAAAGCCTGCGGCTGGGGCTTCTCTTTCTGGACCTCGCGGTGGCCGGTTGGGGGACCTTCTGGATTTTCCATCGTTCAGGGCCTTCCCTGTGGATGCCCCTTTTCTGGCTGATCCTCGCCTGGCTTCTGCATGGCCCATGGGAATACTGGCCGCGAGCCATAGGCCAGCGCTGTGCTGAAGCGCTGGCCATCCCGGGCGCCCTGACCCTGATGCCGTTGCGATGGCTGACGGGCCCGTTGCGCTATCTCGCCCGGCGCGCAGGGCCCCGGATCGAAGGGCGAGCGATCCCGGTCATCGATGAGGCCGAACTTCGCACCCTGGTGGATGCCGGAGAGGAAGGGGGAGCGATTGAGGCCACGGAGAAAGAAATGATCGTCTCGATCTTCGAGCTCCATGATACCGTCGTTGGGGAGATCATGGTCCCCCGACCTGATATGGTCGCGATCCCCGTGACGGCCTCTCTCTCCGAAGCGCTCAATGTGATCCTCCAGGCGGGTTACTCCCGCATCCCGGTGTATGAGGGCACCATCGACCATGTCGTTGGTGTGCTGTATGCGAAGGACCTCCTTCGCCTGATGCGAGATGGAATCCGGGAAGCATCGCTGAAAGAGCTATTGCGCCCGCCTTACTTCGTCCCTGAAGGCAAACGCATTGTGGATCTCCTTCGGGAAATGCAGCAGCATAAGGTTCACATGGCAATCGTCGTCGACGAATACGGGGGGGTGGCTGGCTTGGTGACCATCGAGGACATTCTGGAAGAGATTGTGGGCGAGATTCAGGACGAATTCGACCGCTCGGAGGAACCCCTGGTGTTGCCCATCGATGCGCACACCTATCTTTTCGATGGGCGGGTGGACCTGGATGAGATCCAGGAGTTGTTGGGGGTGACCTTATCGTCGGAAGGGGCGGACACCCTCGCCGGGTATGTCTATGAACGCCTGGGGCGCATTCCGGCGGCAGGAGAAACCTTTACGGACGAGGGGCTGGAGTTCCGGGTGGAGGAGGTCATCGGCCGTCGCATCCGCAAGATCCGGATCCGCCGGCTGGAGCCCCAGGCTCATGAGATCAATGAGAGCCCATCTCACCCTTGA
- a CDS encoding response regulator transcription factor: MRTVRIMIVDDHEVVRVGLRALLERRPDFRVVAEAGSADEAVQKAMDHRPDVIVMDIRLRGGSGIEATRRIVEALPETRVIMLTSYAEDELLLESIEAGASGYVLKQIGSDELITAIERVARGEALIDPSMTPHLLRHVRAARRSAMASAFKDLTEQELRVLALIAEGKTNREIAQTLFLSEGTVRNYVSSILSKLGLSNRAEAAAYAVEHNIKAYLDEGLG; encoded by the coding sequence ATGCGGACGGTACGGATCATGATTGTCGATGACCATGAGGTGGTGCGCGTGGGTTTGCGGGCACTGCTGGAGCGGCGGCCGGACTTCCGGGTGGTGGCGGAGGCCGGATCGGCTGATGAGGCTGTTCAGAAAGCGATGGATCACCGGCCGGATGTGATCGTGATGGATATCCGCCTACGCGGTGGAAGCGGCATCGAAGCCACCCGTAGGATCGTCGAGGCGCTTCCGGAAACCCGGGTGATCATGCTGACCTCCTATGCGGAGGATGAGCTGCTTCTCGAGTCGATTGAGGCGGGAGCTTCCGGTTATGTGCTGAAACAAATCGGCAGCGATGAGCTGATCACGGCCATCGAACGCGTGGCCCGAGGGGAAGCCCTGATCGATCCTTCGATGACACCTCATCTGCTTCGACATGTGCGGGCGGCACGGCGCAGCGCCATGGCATCCGCCTTTAAGGATCTGACTGAACAGGAGCTGCGGGTGCTGGCCCTAATCGCCGAAGGAAAGACGAACCGCGAGATCGCCCAAACGCTCTTTCTCAGCGAGGGGACGGTGCGGAACTATGTGAGCAGCATCCTCAGCAAGCTCGGGCTATCGAACCGCGCGGAGGCGGCTGCCTACGCCGTGGAGCACAATATCAAGGCTTACCTGGATGAGGGGCTGGGTTAA
- a CDS encoding patatin-like phospholipase family protein, whose protein sequence is MPKNALMRWGIRRPHRLGIALSGGGARGFAHIRVLRVLIEAGWRPEIVTGTSAGGIVGGLFAAGLSPEAIEALARRIGWRMFMRLDPNGNALVGTDRWARFLREAVGDVRIEDLPVRFAAVAVDLDTGEEIWIDRGPLVEAMLATSAFPGVFPPVWWEGRRLVDGGVLNPLPVDVARALGATFVIGVDLSWVEHGRTDRRFPEELPGPLLIRWLIRRARWSRTLEVVFCSVGIMARWITESRLAQAPPDGLIRVPTGDIPVFALDRAPEILERGERAARAALAGLEQAIARPRWLRRLLPQGA, encoded by the coding sequence ATGCCGAAGAACGCCCTGATGCGCTGGGGCATCCGGCGTCCGCATCGGCTGGGGATCGCGTTGAGCGGTGGAGGGGCGCGGGGATTCGCGCATATCCGGGTGCTTCGGGTGCTGATTGAGGCGGGCTGGCGGCCCGAGATCGTCACCGGCACCAGCGCGGGCGGGATCGTGGGGGGATTGTTCGCCGCAGGACTTTCGCCGGAAGCGATCGAGGCGCTGGCCCGTCGGATCGGATGGCGGATGTTCATGCGACTGGACCCGAACGGGAACGCCCTGGTTGGAACGGACCGCTGGGCTCGCTTCCTGCGGGAAGCCGTGGGAGATGTCCGGATTGAAGATCTTCCTGTTCGCTTTGCGGCCGTGGCTGTGGATCTGGATACCGGGGAGGAAATCTGGATCGATCGGGGCCCGCTGGTGGAGGCCATGCTGGCCACCAGCGCGTTTCCCGGCGTCTTCCCACCGGTCTGGTGGGAGGGGCGACGTCTGGTTGATGGGGGGGTGCTGAATCCTCTGCCCGTGGATGTCGCTCGGGCGCTGGGGGCCACCTTTGTGATTGGGGTGGATCTATCGTGGGTGGAACATGGGCGGACGGATCGCCGTTTCCCGGAGGAGCTGCCTGGCCCCTTGCTGATCCGATGGTTGATCCGCCGGGCGCGCTGGAGTCGGACCCTGGAGGTCGTATTCTGTTCTGTGGGAATCATGGCGCGATGGATCACGGAGTCCCGCCTGGCGCAGGCGCCGCCCGATGGCTTGATCCGTGTGCCCACCGGGGATATCCCGGTGTTTGCTCTGGATCGGGCGCCGGAGATCCTGGAGCGGGGAGAGCGGGCCGCGCGGGCTGCTCTCGCCGGGTTGGAGCAGGCCATAGCCCGTCCGCGCTGGCTGCGTCGGCTTCTACCTCAAGGCGCATGA
- a CDS encoding Maf family protein: MLPERWVLASASPRRRTLIQLLGHPVELLPVSIDETPAPHEDPAACAARLALAKAAAGARLAPDALVLAADTVVDLNGAILGKPEGVEEARAMLQALRGRPHHVHTAVALYHPWQDELLLEVATTQVWMRSYTDEEIEAYLATGDPLDKAGAYAIQHLGFQPARRVEGCYAAVVGLPLCHLARALRRWGWSPPEDLPTRCQSTLGHACSVYPDILAGEENRRSKNHEGPGGSLTRSR, from the coding sequence ATGCTCCCTGAGCGATGGGTTCTGGCTTCGGCTTCGCCGCGGCGCCGCACATTGATCCAGCTCCTCGGACACCCGGTGGAGCTCCTGCCGGTTTCGATCGATGAGACCCCAGCGCCGCATGAGGACCCGGCAGCCTGCGCGGCCCGTCTGGCCCTCGCCAAAGCCGCCGCGGGGGCGCGGCTCGCCCCTGATGCTCTGGTCCTGGCGGCAGATACCGTGGTGGATCTGAACGGGGCGATCCTGGGCAAGCCGGAGGGGGTGGAGGAGGCGCGGGCGATGCTTCAAGCTCTGCGCGGACGCCCCCATCACGTGCATACGGCTGTTGCGCTTTACCACCCATGGCAAGATGAGCTTCTTCTGGAAGTGGCCACCACCCAGGTCTGGATGCGCTCCTACACCGATGAAGAGATCGAGGCGTATCTGGCTACGGGGGATCCCCTTGATAAAGCCGGCGCTTACGCGATCCAGCATCTGGGTTTTCAACCCGCCCGGAGGGTGGAAGGCTGCTATGCAGCGGTGGTGGGATTGCCGCTCTGTCACCTCGCCCGGGCCCTGCGCCGCTGGGGATGGTCTCCGCCGGAGGACCTGCCCACACGATGTCAATCCACCCTGGGGCACGCCTGCAGCGTTTACCCGGACATCCTGGCGGGGGAAGAAAATCGTCGATCGAAAAACCATGAGGGGCCTGGAGGCTCCTTGACGCGCTCCCGCTGA